In the genome of Candidatus Methylomirabilota bacterium, the window AACAACAGGTCTTAGCGCAACAACGCTGGTGATTCGCATCGCATTCGCAGCTGGAAGTCTCTTTGCGGTGGCCTTCCTACTGTTTACCGAGCGGTTCGCCCTATCACCGCCGGCGGTCTGCCGGATGGTGCGCTTCTTCCTCGTTCCTGTCGGAATCGCCTTCTTCGTCGTCTCGTTCTCGCCGTGGATGGTGGCCGTTGCCAAATCGACCCCGACGGGCCTGCAAGTTACATATGGTCCTCTTCATCCTGTCTTCGCCGTCTATGCATTGGTCGGGTTTGCAACAACGGTCTATCTCCTAAGAAGCAAGTATCGCCGTTCCGTCGGCCTCGAGCGTCTTCAGGTCCGCTATGTCATCTGGGCCTTTCTCTTGTCAGGCGCATTGATCACTACGACAAACGTAGTGTTGCCTCTCGTGCTCAAAACCTCTGACTACGGACGCTACGGTCCACTGTTTTCATTGTTGCTGCTGGGGATCATCGGGCACGCAATTATCCGGCATCGGTTGATGGATATCCGCATCTTCATTCATAGGGGCGCTGTCTACCTAGTCGCCCTCATTACTACTGCCGGAGTGCTGGCTGTTGCATTGACTTTATCGAACTACCTTCTACCCGACGAACATGACTTTTCCCTTCGCGAGATAGTTCTAGCGATTGCGGCAGTGTGTATCCTCACGCCGGCTCGCGGCTCTGTGCAGCGCTTATTTAACAGATACCTGTATCGAGACCCATACGACTACGCGAGGACTCTGCGCGAGGCCAGCCAGGGCCTGACAGCCACAATTGATCTTAAAGATCTCCTCGTACACGTGGGCTCCGTGCTCGAAACGACATTCCTTCCAGAGGTGGCTAGCATCTACCTGTACGATGATGAAGATCGGGAATTTAAACTCTCCTGGAACCTGCCTACAGGGCAGTTCCCGCCCGTTCTACACACGGCCTCTTCACTCCCATTTGTCGACCAGCTGGCGTTCAAAGACGAGATATCAGCCGATCGTTCTGCTTCGTCGAATTCGAGTCTGCGAGAGGAACTTTCAAGTCTCCAAGCCGAAGTTGTGGTGCCTCTGACAGAAGAGGGTCAGCCAGTCGGATTCTTCCTTCTCGGCGCGAAGCGATCCGGGGACCCCTACTTCAGCAATGACGCTGATCTGCTGACGACGCTGGCCAACCAGGCCGCGGTCGCGGTCCGCAATGCGCAGACCCACGCGCGGGTGGTGCAGGTCAACGAGGAGATGCAGAAGGTGCTCGAGACCATCGAGAGCGGCGTGGTCGCGTTGGGCCCGCGGGGCCGGATCACGCTCTTCAATCGGGCTGCCGAACACTTCACCGGCGTCTCCGCTCAAGCGGTGCGCGGACACGGGCCCGATCAGCTGCCCGCGCCGCTGGGACCGCTGCTCAAGTCGACCGCCGCCGACGGGCAGCCGCGCTCCCAGGACGAATTCGCGCTGCCCGACGCGGCCGGCCAGCTCATCCCGCTCGTGTGCT includes:
- a CDS encoding ATP-binding protein, whose translation is MLGGSINWLLLIATAIANLGMGLYVFGRAPRSSLNRAFGLLALATSLWSGSLAVGYHVDPQTTGLSATTLVIRIAFAAGSLFAVAFLLFTERFALSPPAVCRMVRFFLVPVGIAFFVVSFSPWMVAVAKSTPTGLQVTYGPLHPVFAVYALVGFATTVYLLRSKYRRSVGLERLQVRYVIWAFLLSGALITTTNVVLPLVLKTSDYGRYGPLFSLLLLGIIGHAIIRHRLMDIRIFIHRGAVYLVALITTAGVLAVALTLSNYLLPDEHDFSLREIVLAIAAVCILTPARGSVQRLFNRYLYRDPYDYARTLREASQGLTATIDLKDLLVHVGSVLETTFLPEVASIYLYDDEDREFKLSWNLPTGQFPPVLHTASSLPFVDQLAFKDEISADRSASSNSSLREELSSLQAEVVVPLTEEGQPVGFFLLGAKRSGDPYFSNDADLLTTLANQAAVAVRNAQTHARVVQVNEEMQKVLETIESGVVALGPRGRITLFNRAAEHFTGVSAQAVRGHGPDQLPAPLGPLLKSTAADGQPRSQDEFALPDAAGQLIPLVCSTFPLRGPNGSILGAVAVLVDMSRLKELEQEKRRAERLASIEAIASGLIHEIRNPLVGIKTYAQLLPSRGSSEDFRQMFSRTAGREIGRIDDLLSRFRTMSRASQHRMEMVDVSGALRDTLETLHAEMEDRQIRLRLIGEATRRPVLGNASQLQQLFLNLCLNAVQAMEPGGELTVRVADLSEGGGNTLLVEVADSGPGIADELVATIFDPFVTTKPHGTGLGLAICRSIADAHHARLGVRNNNGRAGCTFTVEFPVPTGRPARVAP